In Xyrauchen texanus isolate HMW12.3.18 chromosome 27, RBS_HiC_50CHRs, whole genome shotgun sequence, one genomic interval encodes:
- the slc38a5a gene encoding sodium-coupled neutral amino acid transporter 5 isoform X1 — MELQKISNGHHDLSPEKITMESEFDTLENMTEPGDTFLTSESNGTINTPFTDFVGKTSFGMSIFNLSNAIMGSGILGLAYAMANTGIILFVTLLITIALLSAYSIHLLLKSAGVVGIRAYEQLGYRAFGHPGKVLAACIITMHNIGAMSSYLFIVKIELPHIIQSFMEKPDDNEWYANGKYLIIIVSVCVILPLAFMKRLGYLGYTSGFSLSCMVFFLISVIYKKFVTDCSEEHSYNDTMLNQTMFDQTISNSTSDICEAKLVTINPQTAFTIPIMAFAFVCHPEVLPIYTELKKPTKQRMQNVANISILAMFVMYLLTAIFGYLTFYESTNSELLEMYSKTDTLMLCVRLAVLMAVTLTVPVVLFPIRRAVLQLLFPDEPFHWMRHISIAVCLLFVVNLLVIFVPNIRDIFGFIGATSAPSLIFILPGLFYIRIIPEEQQPLKSPPKIKVIAFVTLGFIFMIMSISFIILEWVTGRKTMGGH, encoded by the exons ATGGAGCTACAGAAAATATCAAACGGTCACCATGATCTCAGCCCTGAAAAAATCACTATGGAGAGCGA ATTTGATACCTTAGAAAACATGACTGAGCCGGGTGATACATTCCTTACCAGTGAGAGCAATGGAACTATAAATACTCCATTTACAGAT TTTGTGGGAAAGACTTCATTCGGAATGTCTATTTTCAACCTTAGTAATGCCATTATGGGCAGTGGAATTCTGGGATTGGCTTATGCCATGGCCAACACCGGAATCATTCTTTTTGT AACCCTATTAATAACAATTGCTCTGCTGTCTGCGTACTCTATTCACCTTCTTCTAAAGAGTGCTGGAGTTGTTG GGATCCGTGCATATGAACAGCTTGGCTACCGTGCATTTGGTCACCCTGGAAAAGTCTTAGCAGCATGCATTATAACAATGCATAACATTGGag CAATGTCCAGTTACCTCTTCATAGTGAAGATAGAGTTACCTCATATTATTCAGAGTTTTATGGAGAAACCAGACGACAA CGAGTGGTATGCTAATGGGAAGTACCTCATCATCATTGTTAGTGTCTGTGTCATTCTTCCATTGGCATTCATGAAACGGCTTG GGTATCTGGGATACACCAGTGGCTTCTCCCTCAGCTGCATGGTCTTCTTCCTCATATCT GTGATCTACAAGAAGTTTGTCACAGATTGTTCTGAAGAACACAGCTATAACGACACTATGCTCAACCAAACTATGTTTGACCAAACCATATCCAACTCCACCTCTGATATATGTGAAGCTAAACTTGTCACTATCAACCCACAG ACGGCTTTTACCATTCCCATTATGGCATTTGCATTTGTATGCCACCCTGAAGTGCTGCCCATCTACACAGAACTCAAAAA GCCAACTAAGCAACGCATGCAAAATGTTGCTAATATCTCTATTCTGGCCATGTTTGTCATGTACCTGCTGACTGCCATCTTTGGTTACCTCACCTTCTATG AAAGTACAAATTCAGAGCTTCTGGAGATGTACAGCAAAACAGACACACTGATGCTGTGTGTTCGGCTGGCTGTGCTGATGGCAGTGACACTGACCGTCCCTGTCGTCCTCTTTCCG ATCCGCCGTGCTGTCCTGCAGCTTTTGTTCCCTGATGAGCCCTTCCACTGGATGCGTCATATTTCCATTGCTGTGTGTCTCCTCTTCGTCGTCAACCTGCTTGTCATCTTCGTGCCCAACATTCGCGACATCTTCGGCTTTATCG gtgcCACATCTGCTCCCAGCCTAATTTTCATTCTGCCAGGATTGTTTTACATCCGCATCATCCCTGAAGAACAACAGCCATTGAAATCTCCACCAAAGATCAAG GTGATTGCATTTGTGACACTGGGTTTCATCTTCATGATTATGAGCATTTCATTCATAATACTGGAGTGGGTTACAGGAAGGAAGACCATGGGTGGCCACTGA
- the slc38a5a gene encoding sodium-coupled neutral amino acid transporter 3 isoform X2, whose translation MSIFNLSNAIMGSGILGLAYAMANTGIILFVTLLITIALLSAYSIHLLLKSAGVVGIRAYEQLGYRAFGHPGKVLAACIITMHNIGAMSSYLFIVKIELPHIIQSFMEKPDDNEWYANGKYLIIIVSVCVILPLAFMKRLGYLGYTSGFSLSCMVFFLISVIYKKFVTDCSEEHSYNDTMLNQTMFDQTISNSTSDICEAKLVTINPQTAFTIPIMAFAFVCHPEVLPIYTELKKPTKQRMQNVANISILAMFVMYLLTAIFGYLTFYESTNSELLEMYSKTDTLMLCVRLAVLMAVTLTVPVVLFPIRRAVLQLLFPDEPFHWMRHISIAVCLLFVVNLLVIFVPNIRDIFGFIGATSAPSLIFILPGLFYIRIIPEEQQPLKSPPKIKVIAFVTLGFIFMIMSISFIILEWVTGRKTMGGH comes from the exons ATGTCTATTTTCAACCTTAGTAATGCCATTATGGGCAGTGGAATTCTGGGATTGGCTTATGCCATGGCCAACACCGGAATCATTCTTTTTGT AACCCTATTAATAACAATTGCTCTGCTGTCTGCGTACTCTATTCACCTTCTTCTAAAGAGTGCTGGAGTTGTTG GGATCCGTGCATATGAACAGCTTGGCTACCGTGCATTTGGTCACCCTGGAAAAGTCTTAGCAGCATGCATTATAACAATGCATAACATTGGag CAATGTCCAGTTACCTCTTCATAGTGAAGATAGAGTTACCTCATATTATTCAGAGTTTTATGGAGAAACCAGACGACAA CGAGTGGTATGCTAATGGGAAGTACCTCATCATCATTGTTAGTGTCTGTGTCATTCTTCCATTGGCATTCATGAAACGGCTTG GGTATCTGGGATACACCAGTGGCTTCTCCCTCAGCTGCATGGTCTTCTTCCTCATATCT GTGATCTACAAGAAGTTTGTCACAGATTGTTCTGAAGAACACAGCTATAACGACACTATGCTCAACCAAACTATGTTTGACCAAACCATATCCAACTCCACCTCTGATATATGTGAAGCTAAACTTGTCACTATCAACCCACAG ACGGCTTTTACCATTCCCATTATGGCATTTGCATTTGTATGCCACCCTGAAGTGCTGCCCATCTACACAGAACTCAAAAA GCCAACTAAGCAACGCATGCAAAATGTTGCTAATATCTCTATTCTGGCCATGTTTGTCATGTACCTGCTGACTGCCATCTTTGGTTACCTCACCTTCTATG AAAGTACAAATTCAGAGCTTCTGGAGATGTACAGCAAAACAGACACACTGATGCTGTGTGTTCGGCTGGCTGTGCTGATGGCAGTGACACTGACCGTCCCTGTCGTCCTCTTTCCG ATCCGCCGTGCTGTCCTGCAGCTTTTGTTCCCTGATGAGCCCTTCCACTGGATGCGTCATATTTCCATTGCTGTGTGTCTCCTCTTCGTCGTCAACCTGCTTGTCATCTTCGTGCCCAACATTCGCGACATCTTCGGCTTTATCG gtgcCACATCTGCTCCCAGCCTAATTTTCATTCTGCCAGGATTGTTTTACATCCGCATCATCCCTGAAGAACAACAGCCATTGAAATCTCCACCAAAGATCAAG GTGATTGCATTTGTGACACTGGGTTTCATCTTCATGATTATGAGCATTTCATTCATAATACTGGAGTGGGTTACAGGAAGGAAGACCATGGGTGGCCACTGA